The Parafrankia discariae genome window below encodes:
- a CDS encoding VOC family protein: MSPSIQPENFFQLGYVTRDLEGAIARFRDDHQVAEFRRIDTTEPGGPPGSQIALAYSRGVMVEIIEPVPGREGIYLDALRPDGGVSLHHLGYLVDDVASLDELAERFQAAGVGIPMRFSQRLGLSAIYADTRPGIGHFSEFVFRHDEGKELFAQLPHS, encoded by the coding sequence GTGTCGCCCTCGATCCAGCCTGAGAACTTCTTCCAGCTCGGCTACGTCACCCGCGACCTGGAGGGCGCGATCGCGCGCTTCCGGGACGACCACCAGGTGGCCGAGTTCCGCCGCATCGACACCACGGAGCCGGGTGGACCGCCCGGCTCGCAGATCGCCCTCGCCTACAGCCGCGGGGTGATGGTGGAGATCATCGAACCGGTGCCCGGCCGGGAGGGCATCTACCTCGACGCGCTGCGGCCCGACGGCGGCGTCAGCCTGCACCACCTGGGCTATCTCGTCGACGACGTGGCCTCGCTCGACGAGCTGGCCGAGCGGTTCCAGGCGGCGGGCGTCGGGATCCCGATGCGTTTCTCGCAGCGGCTGGGACTGTCTGCGATCTACGCCGACACCCGCCCGGGGATCGGGCACTTCAGCGAGTTCGTGTTCCGCCACGACGAGGGCAAGGAACTGTTCGCGCAGCTCCCCCACAGCTGA
- a CDS encoding SDR family oxidoreductase, whose amino-acid sequence MITGAYGGTGRAVARRLGGRHRLVLSGRNEVALAALHDSLTEEGYDIALTVATDVASPDGVQRLAAAAGEAGTLGTLVHTAGLSPALAGPRTIVEVNLRGTAHLLDAFLPLAGPGSSVVCIGSVAAHTFSSSPAVDAVLDDPRASSLAVDLERLLLAADPNPTPYFFAVRAYGASKRGVLRLVERSAGAWAERGARILSVSPGTVLTPMGRQEMAANPLAAAAAEVTPLRRLGMPADIAAAIDFLVSDSASYITGCDLRVDGGIVAARRHPADAPRPASQPTPVSEPRVALDPA is encoded by the coding sequence GTGATCACCGGCGCCTACGGCGGAACGGGCCGCGCCGTGGCCCGCCGGCTCGGCGGGCGCCACCGGCTCGTCCTGTCCGGCCGCAACGAGGTCGCGCTGGCCGCGCTGCACGACAGCCTCACCGAAGAGGGCTACGACATCGCCCTCACCGTCGCCACCGACGTGGCGAGCCCGGACGGCGTCCAGCGGCTCGCCGCGGCGGCGGGCGAGGCCGGCACTCTGGGCACGCTGGTCCACACCGCTGGCCTCTCCCCCGCCCTCGCCGGCCCGCGGACGATCGTGGAGGTCAACCTCCGCGGGACGGCGCACCTGCTCGACGCGTTCCTGCCGCTGGCCGGCCCCGGCAGCTCGGTGGTCTGCATCGGCTCGGTGGCGGCCCACACCTTCAGCTCCTCGCCCGCGGTCGACGCCGTGCTCGACGACCCGCGCGCCAGCAGCCTCGCCGTCGACCTGGAGCGGCTCCTGCTCGCCGCCGACCCGAACCCGACCCCCTACTTCTTCGCCGTACGCGCCTACGGGGCGTCGAAGCGCGGCGTCCTGCGGCTGGTGGAACGGTCGGCCGGTGCCTGGGCCGAGCGTGGTGCCCGCATCCTGTCGGTCTCGCCGGGCACCGTGCTGACCCCGATGGGCCGCCAGGAGATGGCGGCGAACCCGCTGGCCGCCGCGGCCGCGGAGGTGACCCCGCTACGGCGGCTGGGAATGCCCGCCGACATCGCGGCGGCGATCGACTTCCTCGTCTCCGACAGCGCCAGCTACATCACCGGGTGCGACCTGCGCGTCGACGGCGGCATCGTCGCCGCCCGGCGTCATCCGGCCGACGCTCCCCGTCCCGCCAGCCAGCCGACTCCTGTGAGCGAGCCTCGTGTCGCCCTCGATCCAGCCTGA